GCCGAAACGGTCGGACAGGAATCCCGCGAGAATACGTCCCGATGCATTGCCGATGGCGAGAATCGCCACCGCGATGAAGGCCTTTTCTCCCATGCTCATCTTGGCCATGCCGGAAATGCTGCTGATGACCATGAGTCCGGCCCCTGCCCCGATGAAGAATTGCAGCCAGAGCGTCCAGAACTGGGACTTGCGCAAAAGGGTGCCGATCGTTTCATTATTTTGCGAAGTTTCTTTGCGGCGCTGGCTGTCGCTGACCTTTGCTCCCGAATGACTGCTGACCGCAGGCGGGGGAACCAGAAAGATGGATAAAACCGATACTACCACCAGGAAAGCGATACCGAAAAACATCATGGTATTCAGCAGGCCGTAATTTTTTAAAATATATGATGAAAGCGGAGCGATATATGCCGACGCCAACCCGAAACCGGACACAACGATGCCCGCGATCAACCCGCTCTTGGTGGGCGGGAACCATTTGAGCGCGGCGGGTGTGGCAGAGGCATATCCGAACGCGAGGCCCGTCCCCACCAGACCGCCGAAACCCAGCACCCATACCCAGTAGTCGACCGACCGGGCGATGAGCAGAAATCCCATGCTCACCAGGATGCCGCCGCCGAAAGCAGTGATGCGCGGACCGAATTTATCCTGAATGCGGCCGGCGTAAATCATCATGAATGCGAAAACGAGACATGCAACTGCATAGGGATCGTTGATGGAAGCCATATCCCAGGCAAAGGAACCGGGAATTTTTGCGGTGATTGATTCCTTGATCGATTCCTTGAAGATGCTCCAGGTATAGAGTATACCCAGCGAAAGGTTGATGCCGGTTCCGGCGATAACAACGCGTATACCCTTATGCATGACGCCTCCTTTTGTGTTGGTGTTTCGTTGATTTTTCCAGGGAAAGGGGAAAACGGGAATGGAACGCGAGGAAATTTTCTCGGAACAAGGTTGGTAAAAAAGCGGGATTTTTCTGTATCAAGCTCTATCCATCAATTCTAACCCCGCCGAAAGATATGATAATACGAGCATGAAGATTTTCCTTCACACGCTGGCGATAAGTGAAAAGAAAAATGGTTCATCCGATTAATGAGTATCTAAGCGTAAGCTATTAATAATAAATGAGAACCGTTTATTAGGTATTATGGATGTACAGTTGGTACAAGAATTTTTTATGGATGTAACTTGATGTCAGTCAAGGCTTCGCCGAAGGCGAATTTGCCTTGGCCTTGACTGACACATACCTGATATCTTTATAATTGGGTGTTTGTGGAGAATACCTCCGCAAACACCCCTTATACAGCATATCGAATATTCATAATAATCTCAGGTACTCATTATTTGGAAGAACCATTGTAAAACTACATGATAATGGATTCGTCATATCCGCTCTTCGATAAGACGGCTGACCACGCTAGAATCCAGAAGCGTGGAAGTGTCTCCCATATCGGACATATCATTTGCCGCGATCTTTTTGAGAATACGGCGCATAATCTTGCCGGAGCGCGTCTTGGGAAGCGCATCGGTAAACTGGATCTTGTCCGGTGAAGCAATCGGGCCGATCTCCTTCCGAATGTGTTTAACCAGTTCTTTCTTCAGTTCCTCGGTCTTTTCCACTCCCTCGTTGAGGGTGACAAACGCATAAAGCGCCTGACCCTTTATCTCGTGCGGGTAACCTACAACCGCAGATTCGGCTACCGCAGCATGGCTTACCAGCGCACTCTCGACTTCCGCGGTGCCGATACGGTGACCGGAGATATTGATCACATCGTCCACCCGGCCCATCAGCCAGTAATCACCCTCTTCATCCACCCGGGCGCCATCGCCGGTAAAATAAGAACCCTTGTACTGCCGCCAGTAGGTATCTATAAAGCGCTGGTGATCTCCAAAAAGGGTACGCATTATTCCCGGCCAGGGCCGTTTTATAACCAGATATCCGCCTTCATTTGCCGCACAGGTAGTACCGTCCTCGCGGAGAATCGTCGGTTCTACCCCGAAAAACGGACGGCTGGCCGAACCCGGTTTTACCGGCATGCAGCCTGGAAGCGGAGTGATAAGAATACCGCCGGTTTCGGTCTGCCACCAGGTGTCCACAATGGGGCACCGGCCTCCTCCCACATTCTGGTAGTACCACATCCAGGCTTCCGGATTGATCGGTTCACCCACTGTGCCCAGGAGACGGAGTTTGGATAGATCGTGTTTGGCAACCCATTCAGTGCCTTTGCTGGCAATGGCCCGTATGGCGGTTGGGGCTGTATAAAAAATAGTGACACCATATTTTTCACAAACATCCCAGAAACGATCCGGATCGGGATAGGAGGGAATACCCTCGAACATCACCGAGGTGGCATGGTTGGCCAGGGGACCGTACACGATGTAGGAATGTCCGGTCACCCAGCCGATATCCGCTGTACACCAGAAAATGTCGTCTTCATGATAATCGAAAATGAATTTGTGTGTGATACTGACATAGAGAAGATACCCGGCGGTAGTGTGCAGCACTCCTTTAGGTTTTCCCGTCGAGCCGGAGGTGTAGAGGATGAAAAGCGGATCTTCCGCGTCCATCTCCACGGGGGGGCAGACGGCGGAAGCCTTGGCCATGGCCTCATGCCACCACAGATCACGGCCCGGTTCCATGTGGGTATCGACCTTGCGGCGCTCAAGGCAGATGACATTACGAATGGAAGGGCATTTATTGTCTTTGAGCGCATCGTCGGCATTCACCTTGAGAGGAATGGCCTTTGCGCCGCGCAGGGAGACATTGGAAGTAACAAGAATCGAACACTCCGAGTCCTGGATCCGGTTTTGGAGGGCTTCCGCAGAGAATCCGCCGAAAACGATAGAGTGAATCGCCCCGATACGAGTGCAGGCCAGCATGGCGATCGCCAGCTCAGGGATCATAGGCATGTATATACAGACCCGGTCGCCTTTCTTGACTCCCAGGCTCTTTAATACATTGGCAAATTTGTTAACTTCACTGTACAGTTCGTTATATGATATATGCCGTTCTTCAGCCAGGTCGTCTCCAACCCAGAGAATAGCTGTCTTGTCACCTTTCCCGGCTAGTACATGACGATCCAGGCAATTATAGGAAACATTGAGTTTGCCGCCTTCAAACCATT
This genomic window from Candidatus Latescibacter sp. contains:
- a CDS encoding OFA family MFS transporter, whose amino-acid sequence is MHKGIRVVIAGTGINLSLGILYTWSIFKESIKESITAKIPGSFAWDMASINDPYAVACLVFAFMMIYAGRIQDKFGPRITAFGGGILVSMGFLLIARSVDYWVWVLGFGGLVGTGLAFGYASATPAALKWFPPTKSGLIAGIVVSGFGLASAYIAPLSSYILKNYGLLNTMMFFGIAFLVVVSVLSIFLVPPPAVSSHSGAKVSDSQRRKETSQNNETIGTLLRKSQFWTLWLQFFIGAGAGLMVISSISGMAKMSMGEKAFIAVAILAIGNASGRILAGFLSDRFGLRNVLAGMFLFQATMMFLALYATRSGSAFLIVLVATLIGFNYGANLSIFPTYAKTLWGMKNFGVNYGLLFTAWGVGGFVMSKMSEVLKASSGSYSISFIAAGVLLLGGFVYTVGFRSSKKSSLTPLPSQG
- the acs gene encoding acetate--CoA ligase, whose translation is MTEQRKFPVPEFFRAHAYISSMEQYEKMYRRSLDDPDGFWGEQAETLSWYKKWDKISSFDPDAINIKWFEGGKLNVSYNCLDRHVLAGKGDKTAILWVGDDLAEERHISYNELYSEVNKFANVLKSLGVKKGDRVCIYMPMIPELAIAMLACTRIGAIHSIVFGGFSAEALQNRIQDSECSILVTSNVSLRGAKAIPLKVNADDALKDNKCPSIRNVICLERRKVDTHMEPGRDLWWHEAMAKASAVCPPVEMDAEDPLFILYTSGSTGKPKGVLHTTAGYLLYVSITHKFIFDYHEDDIFWCTADIGWVTGHSYIVYGPLANHATSVMFEGIPSYPDPDRFWDVCEKYGVTIFYTAPTAIRAIASKGTEWVAKHDLSKLRLLGTVGEPINPEAWMWYYQNVGGGRCPIVDTWWQTETGGILITPLPGCMPVKPGSASRPFFGVEPTILREDGTTCAANEGGYLVIKRPWPGIMRTLFGDHQRFIDTYWRQYKGSYFTGDGARVDEEGDYWLMGRVDDVINISGHRIGTAEVESALVSHAAVAESAVVGYPHEIKGQALYAFVTLNEGVEKTEELKKELVKHIRKEIGPIASPDKIQFTDALPKTRSGKIMRRILKKIAANDMSDMGDTSTLLDSSVVSRLIEERI